Proteins found in one Carassius auratus strain Wakin chromosome 42, ASM336829v1, whole genome shotgun sequence genomic segment:
- the LOC113060707 gene encoding calmin-like isoform X1: MAGHEWDDWFEREELIGQISDIRVQNLQVEREVVQKRTFTRWMNLHLEKCNPGLEVQDLFRDIQDGKVLMALLEELSGCKLLHGFKPSSHRIFRLNNIAKVLTFLEERNVKLVSIDAADVADGNPSIVLGLIWNIILFFQIKELTGNIKSQFSSSSSLSSIPTSSDSDTSHSSSPSDERKPTIAPRGHGRVIKTLLQWVQRRTRKYGVAVQDFGKSWTSGLAFLAVIKSIDTSLVDMRRALLRTPRENIEEAFRTAHYSLGIPRLLEPEDVMLNPPDEQSIMIYVSQFLEHFPGIEEDDTSDILERNKASAQMNEPPVRNGVQRKRESYMVKKDVVQPPPKIFISSMSEDCEPITSPVFSHSPEDRPWTSDESSVGSSPSPANDKPLLDLNADASTTSFTQRSFSDSSVNSPDSWSETTNPHWINEDPINESSTAGTVEVTSDLGSPFSPESTPENHLDRELFIDEGNYSLSSMDSLHAKSTVQSEEDNAYKYILDLKEEQSANHLPSDGMRNKSDAECLERTETNSLEHQEQVKPSSDDSSCLESDSGYFQDNKEAMPAQPEDESLLTSTGDEEVSRVQESKPFQDNVESFNKEAMQRDTVELTDGPEEKPFIFEDDNECPVLQYERVSISGSEEDILLCADLAEEPTEEPSKNLLNSNSETNENSDLHHREQEDVLESEVRDVAFEEPEEPMLNWSQKEVDVPNEDPVCYMCGVPVVKSSAESSEQGDESPSHLNSIENDCNSDSRHFSESEAGVISEDNPMEKNNELTVTVSDLKNESRGLDDSRRIEFYHNTTVESQAQVSDNTVPGGAKDNRPESVVDSHSSVLNLVTEAFVEPLSEANSHDGENNSSLSQSQHRQHPEVSSAEILNEEESTLEDSKIIIGVCGYPERRPAELRLSLSMTPLQPAPPKRSLTESDTDTEDASEDHSKGFKSRKERAESVHIQEQNPFDRHPGEWGAVEPDSPAEHCELIKTDDDLTSAGARENTGALREGAVTDACQPLTTIHLRKVIDITESKGQNGKALDGSKEHSTIINKSSESKIAASSESTTLYDLVYILLAAWLFVYCLLVLPQIDSRTLPKLLFNIDE, encoded by the exons ATGGCGGGACACGAATGGGATGATTGGTTTGAACGGGAGGAATTGATCGGGCAGATCAGCGACATCCGAGTGCAGAATCTGCAAG TTGAGAGGGAGGTGGTGCAGAAGAGAACATTTACCAGATGGATGAATCTTCATCTCGAGAAG TGCAACCCTGGTCTGGAGGTGCAGGATCTGTTTCGTGATATCCAGGATGGGAAGGTTCTGATGGCTCTACTTGAAGAACTCTCAGGATGCAAATTG CTGCATGGCTTTAAGCCATCCTCGCATCGTATTTTCAGGCTCAATAACATCGCCAAAGTATTGACATTTCTGGAAGAAAGAAAC GTGAAATTAGTCAGCATCGATGCAGCAGATGTCGCAGATGGGAATCCATCCATAGTTCTTGGACTTATCTGGAACATCATACTGTTTTTCCAG ATCAAGGAACTCACAGGGAACATTAAGAGTCAGTTCTCATCCTCGTCCAGCCTGTCATCCATACCCACCAGCTCAGATTCAGACACTTCCCACTCCAGCTCGCCTTCAGATGAGAGAAAGCCCACCATTGCTCCAAGAGGTCATGGAAGGGTGATCAAGACCCTCCTGCAATGGGTCCAGAGACGTACTAGAAA ATATGGAGTTGCTGTGCAGGACTTTGGAAAGAGCTGGACTAGTGGTCTGGCTTTCCTGGCTGTGATTAAGTCCATTGACACTAGTTTGGTGGATATGAGGAGGGCTCTGCTCCGAACGCCAAGAGAGAACATTGAGGAAGCCTTCAGAACAGCACACTACAGTCTTGGGATCCCAAGACTCCTAGAACCTGAGG ATGTGATGCTGAATCCTCCTGATGAACAGTCCATAATGATCTATGTGTCGCAGTTTTTGGAGCACTTTCCTGGAATCGAAGAG GATGACACGTCAGATATTCTGGAGCGAAACAAAGCCAGCGCTCAAATGAATGAACCTCCTGTTCGGAATGGAGTACAGAGGAAACGGGAGTCTTATATGGTCAAAAAAGACGTGGTTCAGCCACCACCCAAGATCTTCATCTCTTCAATGTCTGAAGATTGTGAGCCGATCACTTCCCCAGTTTTTTCACACAGCCCTGAGGACAGACCTTGGACGAGTGACGAGTCATCGGTCGGATCAAGTCCCAGTCCTGCAAATGACAAGCCACTCTTGGATTTGAATGCAGACGCGTCCACCACTAGCTTTACACAACGGTCGTTCTCGGATTCCTCTGTCAACTCGCCAGACTCGTGGAGTGAGACTACTAACCCTCACTGGATCAATGAGGATCCAATAAACGAGAGCAGTACTGCTGGTACTGTTGAAGTGACCTCAGATTTAGGATCACCATTTTCACCAGAGAGCACGCCGGAGAATCATTTGGACCGTGAGCTTTTCATAGATGAGGGCAACTATTCCCTGAGCTCCATGGATAGTTTACATGCCAAATCCACTGTGCAGTCTGAAGAGGACAATGCTTACAAATACATCTTAGATCTGAAAGAAGAACAATCTGCTAATCATTTGCCCAGTGACGGCATGAGGAATAAATCAGATGCAGAATGTTTAGAACGAACCGAAACCAATTCTTTGGAACACCAGGAACAAGTCAAGCCATCCTCTGATGATTCTTCGTGTTTGGAAAGTGACTCAGGATACTTTCAGGATAATAAGGAAGCCATGCCAGCTCAACCTGAGGATGAGAGTCTTCTCACTTCCACTGGTGATGAAGAAGTGAGTAGAGTTCAGGAATCCAAACCTTTTCAGGACAATGTTGAGTCTTTCAATAAAGAAGCCATGCAGAGGGACACTGTCGAATTGACGGATGGACCTGAGGAGAAGCCTTTCATATTTGAGGATGACAATGAATGTCCAGTTCTACAGTACGAGAGGGTTTCTATATCAGGAAGTGAGGAGGATATTTTACTATGCGCTGATCTGGCTGAAGAACCAACAGAGGAACCAAGCAAAAACCTTCTTAATAGTAATTCTGAAACCAACGAGAACAGTGACCTCCATCATAGGGAACAAGAAGATGTCTTGGAAAGTGAGGTGAGGGACGTGGCATTTGAGGAGCCAGAAGAACCTATGTTGAATTGGAGCCAAAAAGAAGTTGATGTTCCTAATGAAGATCCAGTGTGTTATATGTGTGGAGTGCCAGTGGTGAAAAGCTCGGCTGAATCAAGCGAACAGGGTGACGAGAGTCCGTCCCATTTAAACTCAATTGAGAATGACTGTAATTCAGACTCAAGACATTTCAGTGAATCAGAAGCAGGTGTAATCTCTGAGGACAATCCAATGGAAAAGAACAATGAATTAACCGTAACTGTAAGTGATCTCAAGAATGAGTCAAGAGGGTTGGACGACTCAAGGAGGATAGAGTTTTATCACAATACAACTGTTGAAAGCCAGGCTCAGGTTTCAGACAATACGGTGCCTGGAGGGGCCAAGGATAACAGACCCGAATCAGTAGTGGACTCCCACTCTAGTGTTCTGAATTTAGTCACTGAGGCCTTTGTGGAGCCTCTTTCTGAAGCCAACAGCCATGATGGAGAAAACAACTCTAGCCTGTCCCAAAGCCAGCACAGACAGCATCCAGAAGTGTCCAGTGCTGAAATACTAAATGAAGAGGAAAGCACCCTTGAGGACTCAAAGATTATTATTGGGGTCTGTGGTTACCCTGAAAGACGTCCCGCAGAGCTACGTCTGTCCCTCAGCATGACTCCGCTTCAGCCAGCACCTCCCAAGCGCTCACTTACTGAATCAGATACGGACACCGAAGACGCTTCAGAAGACCATAGCAAGGGATTCAAGTCGAGAAAG GAGAGAGCGGAATCCGTGCATATCCAGGAGCAAAACCCATTTGACAGGCACCCAGGAGAATGGGGCGCAGTGGAGCCTGATTCACCAGCTGAGCATTGTGAGCTCATTAAGACAGATGACGACCTAACCAGCGCTGGTGCCAGAGAAAACACTGGGGCTCTGAG GGAAGGAGCTGTGACGGATGCGTGCCAACCTTTGACTACTATACACTTGAGAAAGGTCATTGACATCACCGAATCAAAG GGACAAAATGGGAAGGCCTTAGACGGCAGCAAAGAGCACAGTACCATCATAAATAAAAG CTCGGAGAGCAAGATTGCTGCAAGCTCGGAAAGCACAACCTTGTATGACCTTGTCTACATCCTTTTGGCTGCTTGGCTATTTGTGTACTGCCTTCTTGTGCTGCCTCAGATTGACTCAAGAACGCTTCCTAAACTCCTCTTCAACATAGATGAGTGA
- the LOC113060707 gene encoding calmin-like isoform X2 → MAGHEWDDWFEREELIGQISDIRVQNLQVEREVVQKRTFTRWMNLHLEKCNPGLEVQDLFRDIQDGKVLMALLEELSGCKLVKLVSIDAADVADGNPSIVLGLIWNIILFFQIKELTGNIKSQFSSSSSLSSIPTSSDSDTSHSSSPSDERKPTIAPRGHGRVIKTLLQWVQRRTRKYGVAVQDFGKSWTSGLAFLAVIKSIDTSLVDMRRALLRTPRENIEEAFRTAHYSLGIPRLLEPEDVMLNPPDEQSIMIYVSQFLEHFPGIEEDDTSDILERNKASAQMNEPPVRNGVQRKRESYMVKKDVVQPPPKIFISSMSEDCEPITSPVFSHSPEDRPWTSDESSVGSSPSPANDKPLLDLNADASTTSFTQRSFSDSSVNSPDSWSETTNPHWINEDPINESSTAGTVEVTSDLGSPFSPESTPENHLDRELFIDEGNYSLSSMDSLHAKSTVQSEEDNAYKYILDLKEEQSANHLPSDGMRNKSDAECLERTETNSLEHQEQVKPSSDDSSCLESDSGYFQDNKEAMPAQPEDESLLTSTGDEEVSRVQESKPFQDNVESFNKEAMQRDTVELTDGPEEKPFIFEDDNECPVLQYERVSISGSEEDILLCADLAEEPTEEPSKNLLNSNSETNENSDLHHREQEDVLESEVRDVAFEEPEEPMLNWSQKEVDVPNEDPVCYMCGVPVVKSSAESSEQGDESPSHLNSIENDCNSDSRHFSESEAGVISEDNPMEKNNELTVTVSDLKNESRGLDDSRRIEFYHNTTVESQAQVSDNTVPGGAKDNRPESVVDSHSSVLNLVTEAFVEPLSEANSHDGENNSSLSQSQHRQHPEVSSAEILNEEESTLEDSKIIIGVCGYPERRPAELRLSLSMTPLQPAPPKRSLTESDTDTEDASEDHSKGFKSRKERAESVHIQEQNPFDRHPGEWGAVEPDSPAEHCELIKTDDDLTSAGARENTGALREGAVTDACQPLTTIHLRKVIDITESKGQNGKALDGSKEHSTIINKSSESKIAASSESTTLYDLVYILLAAWLFVYCLLVLPQIDSRTLPKLLFNIDE, encoded by the exons ATGGCGGGACACGAATGGGATGATTGGTTTGAACGGGAGGAATTGATCGGGCAGATCAGCGACATCCGAGTGCAGAATCTGCAAG TTGAGAGGGAGGTGGTGCAGAAGAGAACATTTACCAGATGGATGAATCTTCATCTCGAGAAG TGCAACCCTGGTCTGGAGGTGCAGGATCTGTTTCGTGATATCCAGGATGGGAAGGTTCTGATGGCTCTACTTGAAGAACTCTCAGGATGCAAATTG GTGAAATTAGTCAGCATCGATGCAGCAGATGTCGCAGATGGGAATCCATCCATAGTTCTTGGACTTATCTGGAACATCATACTGTTTTTCCAG ATCAAGGAACTCACAGGGAACATTAAGAGTCAGTTCTCATCCTCGTCCAGCCTGTCATCCATACCCACCAGCTCAGATTCAGACACTTCCCACTCCAGCTCGCCTTCAGATGAGAGAAAGCCCACCATTGCTCCAAGAGGTCATGGAAGGGTGATCAAGACCCTCCTGCAATGGGTCCAGAGACGTACTAGAAA ATATGGAGTTGCTGTGCAGGACTTTGGAAAGAGCTGGACTAGTGGTCTGGCTTTCCTGGCTGTGATTAAGTCCATTGACACTAGTTTGGTGGATATGAGGAGGGCTCTGCTCCGAACGCCAAGAGAGAACATTGAGGAAGCCTTCAGAACAGCACACTACAGTCTTGGGATCCCAAGACTCCTAGAACCTGAGG ATGTGATGCTGAATCCTCCTGATGAACAGTCCATAATGATCTATGTGTCGCAGTTTTTGGAGCACTTTCCTGGAATCGAAGAG GATGACACGTCAGATATTCTGGAGCGAAACAAAGCCAGCGCTCAAATGAATGAACCTCCTGTTCGGAATGGAGTACAGAGGAAACGGGAGTCTTATATGGTCAAAAAAGACGTGGTTCAGCCACCACCCAAGATCTTCATCTCTTCAATGTCTGAAGATTGTGAGCCGATCACTTCCCCAGTTTTTTCACACAGCCCTGAGGACAGACCTTGGACGAGTGACGAGTCATCGGTCGGATCAAGTCCCAGTCCTGCAAATGACAAGCCACTCTTGGATTTGAATGCAGACGCGTCCACCACTAGCTTTACACAACGGTCGTTCTCGGATTCCTCTGTCAACTCGCCAGACTCGTGGAGTGAGACTACTAACCCTCACTGGATCAATGAGGATCCAATAAACGAGAGCAGTACTGCTGGTACTGTTGAAGTGACCTCAGATTTAGGATCACCATTTTCACCAGAGAGCACGCCGGAGAATCATTTGGACCGTGAGCTTTTCATAGATGAGGGCAACTATTCCCTGAGCTCCATGGATAGTTTACATGCCAAATCCACTGTGCAGTCTGAAGAGGACAATGCTTACAAATACATCTTAGATCTGAAAGAAGAACAATCTGCTAATCATTTGCCCAGTGACGGCATGAGGAATAAATCAGATGCAGAATGTTTAGAACGAACCGAAACCAATTCTTTGGAACACCAGGAACAAGTCAAGCCATCCTCTGATGATTCTTCGTGTTTGGAAAGTGACTCAGGATACTTTCAGGATAATAAGGAAGCCATGCCAGCTCAACCTGAGGATGAGAGTCTTCTCACTTCCACTGGTGATGAAGAAGTGAGTAGAGTTCAGGAATCCAAACCTTTTCAGGACAATGTTGAGTCTTTCAATAAAGAAGCCATGCAGAGGGACACTGTCGAATTGACGGATGGACCTGAGGAGAAGCCTTTCATATTTGAGGATGACAATGAATGTCCAGTTCTACAGTACGAGAGGGTTTCTATATCAGGAAGTGAGGAGGATATTTTACTATGCGCTGATCTGGCTGAAGAACCAACAGAGGAACCAAGCAAAAACCTTCTTAATAGTAATTCTGAAACCAACGAGAACAGTGACCTCCATCATAGGGAACAAGAAGATGTCTTGGAAAGTGAGGTGAGGGACGTGGCATTTGAGGAGCCAGAAGAACCTATGTTGAATTGGAGCCAAAAAGAAGTTGATGTTCCTAATGAAGATCCAGTGTGTTATATGTGTGGAGTGCCAGTGGTGAAAAGCTCGGCTGAATCAAGCGAACAGGGTGACGAGAGTCCGTCCCATTTAAACTCAATTGAGAATGACTGTAATTCAGACTCAAGACATTTCAGTGAATCAGAAGCAGGTGTAATCTCTGAGGACAATCCAATGGAAAAGAACAATGAATTAACCGTAACTGTAAGTGATCTCAAGAATGAGTCAAGAGGGTTGGACGACTCAAGGAGGATAGAGTTTTATCACAATACAACTGTTGAAAGCCAGGCTCAGGTTTCAGACAATACGGTGCCTGGAGGGGCCAAGGATAACAGACCCGAATCAGTAGTGGACTCCCACTCTAGTGTTCTGAATTTAGTCACTGAGGCCTTTGTGGAGCCTCTTTCTGAAGCCAACAGCCATGATGGAGAAAACAACTCTAGCCTGTCCCAAAGCCAGCACAGACAGCATCCAGAAGTGTCCAGTGCTGAAATACTAAATGAAGAGGAAAGCACCCTTGAGGACTCAAAGATTATTATTGGGGTCTGTGGTTACCCTGAAAGACGTCCCGCAGAGCTACGTCTGTCCCTCAGCATGACTCCGCTTCAGCCAGCACCTCCCAAGCGCTCACTTACTGAATCAGATACGGACACCGAAGACGCTTCAGAAGACCATAGCAAGGGATTCAAGTCGAGAAAG GAGAGAGCGGAATCCGTGCATATCCAGGAGCAAAACCCATTTGACAGGCACCCAGGAGAATGGGGCGCAGTGGAGCCTGATTCACCAGCTGAGCATTGTGAGCTCATTAAGACAGATGACGACCTAACCAGCGCTGGTGCCAGAGAAAACACTGGGGCTCTGAG GGAAGGAGCTGTGACGGATGCGTGCCAACCTTTGACTACTATACACTTGAGAAAGGTCATTGACATCACCGAATCAAAG GGACAAAATGGGAAGGCCTTAGACGGCAGCAAAGAGCACAGTACCATCATAAATAAAAG CTCGGAGAGCAAGATTGCTGCAAGCTCGGAAAGCACAACCTTGTATGACCTTGTCTACATCCTTTTGGCTGCTTGGCTATTTGTGTACTGCCTTCTTGTGCTGCCTCAGATTGACTCAAGAACGCTTCCTAAACTCCTCTTCAACATAGATGAGTGA